TGAGAATCGCGGTTGGGCCGATCGGCAGGCGGTCGCGTTCGTCGACCAGCACCGGGTTCTCGACCACTTCGGCGCCGTATTTCTGACCCCATTGGCGCAGCGCGACCATGGCGGGGAGCAGGTCGAGTCCCTTGTCAGTCAGGCGATATTCGATCTTGCGCTTGTCATCGGCGCAGGGATCGCGTTTGAGGATCCCGTGCTCGACCAGCTTGGCCAGCCGGTTGGACAGGATGTTGCGCGCGATCCCGAGTTCGCTGAGGAATTCCTCGAAGTGGTGGAGGCCGTTGAAGCTGGCGCGCAGGATCATGAATGACCATCGCTCGCCCATGACTTCGAGTGCTTGCGGCAGGCCGCATTCGGTCAGTTCACGGAGCGGTTCGCGGATGTCACCCATAAATTCAGTCCTTTTCCAGCAACCTATCTAGCGAATAATCGGCTTTTGCCAAATTTTTAGATATGTGGGTTGCATTACGCAACCTATACGACTAGACAGCCTTCCCACAACAGGTTGCTAAATGAAACTCAATTGCGTGGATCACAAGCCCTGTTGATATAATTGCAATCAGGAAGGACTTCCCCATGACCTCCCCCCTCCCCCGGTCGATCAATGTCGGCGTTATCGCCGCCGCCTTTGCCTACACTTCGCTCACCTTCGGCGCGCTGCTTGCACCGACCGCTGCCGAAGCCCGCTCCAACGGCATTTTCTACACCGTCGAACTGGCGCAGCCGGTTGCCGAACGGACCACCACCGTGGCCGGCGGCGTCGCCTGGATCTGCCAGGGCACGACCTGCGTCGCCCAGAAGGGCCGCTCGCGGCCGCTGCGCATGTGCCGCGAACTCCAGCGCGAACATGGCGAAATCGCCGCGTTCACCGCGGACGACAAGGTTCTCGAGGCCGACAAGCTGGCGCAGTGCAACGGCTGATCCGTATCCGATCCCACCCCTCTCCTTCGGGTGGCTACCTTGCGGGCCCTGGCGATTCGATCGCCGGGGCCTTTTTCATATCAGCCCGCGACTCGCGAGATCCGCCTCGAGTGCGGAAGCCTGCGTGAAATGATGGACCTGCCAGCCGCAGGCCGCGGCCGCCTCCACATTGGCGCGGTTGTCGTCGATGAACAGCATGGCTTCAGCAGGCTTGCTAAAGCGGCCCTGCGCCAACGCGAAGATCGCCGGGTCGGGCTTGGCCAGCTTTTCCTCGCCCGAGACGACTATCTGGCCGAAGCGATCGAAGATCGGCGCTGTGGGGCGAAAGCCCGCCCAGAACTCGGCCCCGAAATTGGTGATGGCGAATAGCGGTATGCCGCGCGCGTCGAGTCGCTCGACCAGCGCATGGCTGCCCGGGACAGGACCCGGAATGGTTTCGTTGAAGCGCGCCGCATAGGCGCGGATCTCGGCTTCGAAGTCGGGGTAGAGTGCGATGCGTTCGGGGACCATGTCGGCGAGCGCGCGCCCGGCATCGGCCTCGAAGTGCCATTCCTCGGTCACCACTTCGTCGAGCAGCTTGGCGAGACGGCCCGGATCGGAAACGATCTTCTCGAACAGATGCGCCAGTTGCCATTGGTAAAGCACCCGGCCCACATCGAATACGACGGCCTCAACCTGCATCACATCACCTCAAACGCGAACGGCCCGTACTCCTCTCGGAGCCGGGCCGATCTGCAAGACTGCCGCCCAGCGGGCGACGCGCCAATTAGCCCTGGCGGGCCTTGAAGCGGCGGTTGGTCTTGTTGATGACATAGGTGCGCCCGCGGCGACGGATGACGCGGCAATCGCGATGACGGGCCTTGAGCGACTTGAGGCTGTTGCGGATCTTCATGATGTCTCTCTGGAAATAAATGCGCGCCGGAAATGGTGTCCCGACGCGTCGAAATCAAGCGGGCCGTTAACCGGCGGTGGGGATTCGGTCAACCTTATTCGGGTGCGCAAACGGTATCGAACCCACCGCGCCGGTCGCGCCCCGCGCGCCCTATCGCCGGGCGATCATCGGCCCCAGCGGCTCACCACCGAAGATATGGACATGCAGGTGCGGCACTTCCTGCCCGCCGTGCGCGCCGATATTGGCCATCATCCGATAACCGGGTTCGACGAGCCCCTTGTCGCGCGCGACCTGGCCGACTGCGCGGACGAAGCCCGCGATCTCTTCCGCGCTCGCGGTGGCGCTGAAATCGTCCCAGCTGACATAACGCCCCTTGGGAATGACCAGCGTGTGCACTTCGGCCTGCGGGTTGATGTCCTCGAAGGCATAGGCCCACTCGTCTTCATAGACCTTGGCCGAGGGGATTTCCCCGCGCAGGATCTTGGCGAAGACATTGTCGTCATCGAAGGGCAGCGTCGGGTCGATCGGCATTATGCGCTCCTGTTGGCTTTCTCGTCGATCCCGGACACGCCCTCGCGCCGGTCGAGTTCGGCCAGTACCTCGGCAAAATCGATGTCGCGCGCATCCAGCGCGACAAGCAGGTGGAAGAGGATGTCCGCCGCCTCGCCGACCAGTTCTCCGTCATCGCCCGACAGGGTCGCAATGGCAGCCTCGACGCCTTCCTCGCCCAGCTTGCGCGCGATCTGCGGCAGGCCCTTAGCATGAAGGCTGGCGACATAGCTATGCGACGGATCGGCCGCGCGGCGTTGCGCGATGGTCTGTGCGAGACGGGAAAGCGTGTCCATGCCGCGTGCTATGCACGGCGCCTGCGCACAGCGTCAATCTCAGTTGCGGCCGATCATGAAGCGACCGACCAGCACGCCCGCAATCCCGACGGCGACCAGCGTCAGCATGCTCGGTTCGACCAGCCGCGCGGAGAGACCGGCGGGGCCGCCGAGTTCCGCGAATTGCGCGGCCAGCGAAATGAATTGACTGGTCATGGATGCTCCATATCACGGGTCCCTGCTACGCAGGATGAACCGCGCTGGCCCTGTCCCGTGAAGGGACGCCCGCGTCAGCCGCGCGCGGGCAATCCCGCGGCGCGCAGCGCGGCATGCGCTTCGGCCACGGTGTGTTCGCCGAAATGGAAGATCGAGGCGGCAAGGACCGCGCTCGCATGGCCGCGCGTCACGCCTTCGACGAGATGGTCGAGCTGGCCGACGCCTCCGCTGGCGATGACCGGCACCGACACCGCATCGGCAATCGCGCGAGTCAGATCGACATCATATCCGTTCTTGGTGCCGTCACCGTCCATCGAGGTAACCAGCAGTTCGCCGGCCCCGAGCTCGGCCAGCCGGATCGCGTGCTCGACCGCGTCGATCCCGGTCGGCTTGCGCCCGCCATGCGTGTAGATTTCCCAGCCGCGCACATCGCCGCTGGTCGACGCGCGCGCATCGACGCTGGCGACGACGCACTGGCTGCCGAATTTCTCGGCGATCTCGCGCACCAGTTCGGGGCGCGCCACCGCCGCCGAGTTGACCGCGACCTTGTCCGCCCCGGCGAGCAGCAGCGCGCGCGCATCCTCGACGCTGCGCACGCCGCCGCCCACGGTCAGCGGCATGAAGCAGACCTCGGCAGTACGGCGAACCATGTCGAGCAGCGTCCCGCGCCCCTCGTGGCTGGCGGAGATATCGAGGAAGCAGAGCTCGTCCGCGCCCGCCGCATCATAGGCCTGCGCCTGTTCGACCGGGTCGCCCGCATCGCGCAAGTCGACGAAGTTCACGCCCTTGACGACGCGCCCGTCGCGGACGTCGAGACAGGGTATGACTCGGATGCGGACGGTCATGCGCGCGTTGCCACGCGTAGCGCAGCGGCCAGATCCAGCCGCCCGTCATAGAGCGCCCGGCCGGTGATCACGCCCTCGATGCCATCCTTCGCGAATTGCGCGAGCGTATCGATATCGGTGAGGCCCTTGACCCCGCCGCTGGCGATCACCGGAATGTCCACCTGCCGCGCCAGCCCCACCGTGGCATCGATATTGACGCCCTTGAGCATTCCGTCGCGCCCGATGTCGGTGAACAGCAGGCTGGCAACGCCCGCATCCTCGAAGCGGCGCGCCATGTCGGCGATCGGGACGTCGGATACTTCGGCCCAGCCATCGGTCGCGACCATGCCGTGGCGTGCGTCGACCGCGACCACGATCGCCTCGGGATAGTCGCGTGCCATGTCCTTGACGAATTGCGGGTGTTTGAGCGCCGCAGTGCCGATCACGATCCGCGCAATGCCCGCCGCGAACCAGCCTTCGACATCGGCGGACGTGCGGATACCGCCGCCCAGCTGGACGCGTCCGGGGAACGCGGCAACGACCGCCTCGACCGCGCCGCGGTTCTGCGCCGAACCTGCGAAAGAACCATCGAGGTCGACCACATGCAAATGGTCCGCACCGGCTTCGGCAAAGAGGGCGGCCTGCGCAGCAGGATCGTCGCCATAGACGGTCGCGCGGTCCATATCGCCTTCGGCAAGACGGACAACCTGGCCGTTCTTGAGGTCGATAGCGGGAAATACGATCATGCGTTTACATCCATATTGCGGCACCGGCCCGCGCCCCCACCCGGCCACCCATAGAATACCGTGCCGTGGGTGGCCGGGTGGGGGCGCGGGCTGGCAGGGCATCAATCAAAATCAAGGCTTCCATTCGAGGAATTTGCTCAGCAGGTCGAGCCCGTAGGCCTGGCTCTTTTCGGGATGGAATTGCACGCCCACGACATTGTCGCGCCCGACCGCGGCAACCAGCCCGCCGCCATGATCGGTCATTGCCAGCACGTCTTCGTGGTGGCGCACCTTGAAATGGTAGGAATGCAGGAAATAGGCCTCGCCGCCAACCAGCACATCGTGCCCGCGCGCATGCGGCATCGGGGCGACATCGTTCCAGCCCATATGCGGGACCTTCACGCTGATATCACTCGGTTCGATCTTGCGCACCGCCCCGTCGATCCAGCCCAGCCCCGGCGTTTCGCCATGTTCGAGGCCGCGCGTGGCGAGCAATTGCATGCCCACGCAAATGCCGAGGAAGGGCGCCCCGCCAACGAATACCCGCTCGCGCATGGCCTCGATCACGCCATGTTCGGCGCGCAGTCCCTCGGCACAGGCCCGGAACGAGCCGACGCCGGGCAGCACGATCCGGTCGGCGGCGCGCAGCACATCGGGATCGGCGGTTACCTTGACGGTCGCCCCAACCCGGCGCAGCGCGTTTTCAACCGAATGCAGATTGCCCGCGCCGTAATCGACAAGCGCGACGATTTCACCCACCGAGCTGCCCCTTGGTGCTGGGGATTGCGCCGCGCTTGCGCGGATCGACTTCGACCGCCGCGCGCATCGCGCGGGCGAAACCCTTGTAGATCGCTTCGCAGATATGGTGGTTGTTGCTGCCGTAGAGCAGTTCGACATGCAGCGTCAGCCCGCAGGTCTGCGCGACCGAATGGAACCAGTGTTCGATCAGCTCGGTGTCCCATTCACCGAGCTTTTCCTGGCTGAACCCGGCCTTCCACACGAGATAGGGACGACCCGAAATGTCGAGCGCGACGCGCGCCAGCGTTTCGTCCATCGGCGAATAGGCGCTGCCGTAACGCGCGATCCCGCCCTTGTCGCCGAGCGCGGCGGCGAGCGCCTGGCCCAGCGCCAGCGCGCTGTCTTCAGTGGTGTGGTGCTGGTCGATATGGAGGTCGCCATCGACCTTCATCGTGACGTCGATCAGCGAATGCTTGGCGAATTGTTCGACCATGTGATCGAGAAAGCCGATCCCGGTCTCGACCTGATATGATCCCGTCCCGTCGAGATCGATCTCGACGAGGATCTTGGTTTCCGCAGTGTTTCGCTCGATCCGGCCTGTACGCATGCCGCCGCGCTAGAGCCGCACGCGGCGAGGCGCAAGATAATGCACCACTTACACGGTAAAGGCGTTCTTAAACCGCTTGACCCCGACCGCATGCCACTCCACCTAGCGCGGCATGAGCGACGATACGCCCGACAGCCTGATCCCTTATGATTCCATCGTGCAGGAAGCCCTGCGCGCCGTGGTCGGGCGCGTGCTGGGTGAAATCGAGCAGGGCGGCAGCGAACTGCCCGGCGCGCATCATTTCTACATTACCTTCAAGACCCACGCCCCCGGCGTCTCGATCCCGGCCGCCCTGCGCGAGCGATTCCCCGACGAGATGACCATCGTGCTGCAGAACAAGTTCTGGAATTTGAACGTGCGCGAAGACGGCTTCGCCGTCGGCCTGTCGTTCAACCAGGTCCCCGCCGAACTCGACATTCCCTATGCCGCGATCACGCAATTCGTCGATCCGGCGGTGGATTTCGGACTGCAGTTCCAGGCGACCGTCGCCGACATGGCCCCTGCGCCAACCGAACATCCCGATAACGACGGGACGGAACAGGCGGTAGGCGAAGCCGTTGAAGGGGCAGATGACGGCTCCAATGTCGTCACGGTCGATTTCGGCCGTAAGAAGTAAGCGCCGGGTCTTCCCGGTAGAGCGGGACATGACATGGCGAAACTCGGATTGACCGACGAAGACAAACCCAACCATCTGACCGATGTGGTCGGCGATGGGCTCGAACGCGTGACCGACCGGTCGCCGTCGCATGACGATCCGGTGCCGGGCCCGAGCACCAATCCGGCGACCAATCTGATCATCCACGACATCCTGCTGCGCAGCGCGGGCCGGCTGTCGCGCATGGCAGTCGAAAAGGCAGTGCTGGGCCGGCAATATGGCAAGCAGTTTGCCAAGGATGCAGTCGAAAGCCGCAGCCTCGTGCACACGCTGGCGGCTTACGGCGTGACCAAGGTCGCGACCAAATCGGTGCCCGGCGCATTGGTGGTGACCACCGGACTCGCGCTGA
This genomic window from Qipengyuania sp. HL-TH1 contains:
- a CDS encoding winged helix-turn-helix transcriptional regulator — its product is MGDIREPLRELTECGLPQALEVMGERWSFMILRASFNGLHHFEEFLSELGIARNILSNRLAKLVEHGILKRDPCADDKRKIEYRLTDKGLDLLPAMVALRQWGQKYGAEVVENPVLVDERDRLPIGPTAILSHDGRILGPADLHLVERANLGIRADGSKAEAGAALKRGGVVDIASARKAKSAA
- a CDS encoding CC_3452 family protein; protein product: MTSPLPRSINVGVIAAAFAYTSLTFGALLAPTAAEARSNGIFYTVELAQPVAERTTTVAGGVAWICQGTTCVAQKGRSRPLRMCRELQREHGEIAAFTADDKVLEADKLAQCNG
- a CDS encoding HAD-IA family hydrolase, which codes for MQVEAVVFDVGRVLYQWQLAHLFEKIVSDPGRLAKLLDEVVTEEWHFEADAGRALADMVPERIALYPDFEAEIRAYAARFNETIPGPVPGSHALVERLDARGIPLFAITNFGAEFWAGFRPTAPIFDRFGQIVVSGEEKLAKPDPAIFALAQGRFSKPAEAMLFIDDNRANVEAAAACGWQVHHFTQASALEADLASRGLI
- the ykgO gene encoding type B 50S ribosomal protein L36, which gives rise to MKIRNSLKSLKARHRDCRVIRRRGRTYVINKTNRRFKARQG
- a CDS encoding histidine triad nucleotide-binding protein, coding for MPIDPTLPFDDDNVFAKILRGEIPSAKVYEDEWAYAFEDINPQAEVHTLVIPKGRYVSWDDFSATASAEEIAGFVRAVGQVARDKGLVEPGYRMMANIGAHGGQEVPHLHVHIFGGEPLGPMIARR
- a CDS encoding phosphoribosyl-ATP diphosphatase, whose protein sequence is MDTLSRLAQTIAQRRAADPSHSYVASLHAKGLPQIARKLGEEGVEAAIATLSGDDGELVGEAADILFHLLVALDARDIDFAEVLAELDRREGVSGIDEKANRSA
- the hisF gene encoding imidazole glycerol phosphate synthase subunit HisF, producing MTVRIRVIPCLDVRDGRVVKGVNFVDLRDAGDPVEQAQAYDAAGADELCFLDISASHEGRGTLLDMVRRTAEVCFMPLTVGGGVRSVEDARALLLAGADKVAVNSAAVARPELVREIAEKFGSQCVVASVDARASTSGDVRGWEIYTHGGRKPTGIDAVEHAIRLAELGAGELLVTSMDGDGTKNGYDVDLTRAIADAVSVPVIASGGVGQLDHLVEGVTRGHASAVLAASIFHFGEHTVAEAHAALRAAGLPARG
- the hisA gene encoding 1-(5-phosphoribosyl)-5-[(5-phosphoribosylamino)methylideneamino]imidazole-4-carboxamide isomerase, which gives rise to MIVFPAIDLKNGQVVRLAEGDMDRATVYGDDPAAQAALFAEAGADHLHVVDLDGSFAGSAQNRGAVEAVVAAFPGRVQLGGGIRTSADVEGWFAAGIARIVIGTAALKHPQFVKDMARDYPEAIVVAVDARHGMVATDGWAEVSDVPIADMARRFEDAGVASLLFTDIGRDGMLKGVNIDATVGLARQVDIPVIASGGVKGLTDIDTLAQFAKDGIEGVITGRALYDGRLDLAAALRVATRA
- the hisH gene encoding imidazole glycerol phosphate synthase subunit HisH, producing the protein MGEIVALVDYGAGNLHSVENALRRVGATVKVTADPDVLRAADRIVLPGVGSFRACAEGLRAEHGVIEAMRERVFVGGAPFLGICVGMQLLATRGLEHGETPGLGWIDGAVRKIEPSDISVKVPHMGWNDVAPMPHARGHDVLVGGEAYFLHSYHFKVRHHEDVLAMTDHGGGLVAAVGRDNVVGVQFHPEKSQAYGLDLLSKFLEWKP
- the hisB gene encoding imidazoleglycerol-phosphate dehydratase HisB — protein: MRTGRIERNTAETKILVEIDLDGTGSYQVETGIGFLDHMVEQFAKHSLIDVTMKVDGDLHIDQHHTTEDSALALGQALAAALGDKGGIARYGSAYSPMDETLARVALDISGRPYLVWKAGFSQEKLGEWDTELIEHWFHSVAQTCGLTLHVELLYGSNNHHICEAIYKGFARAMRAAVEVDPRKRGAIPSTKGQLGG
- a CDS encoding SspB family protein, giving the protein MSDDTPDSLIPYDSIVQEALRAVVGRVLGEIEQGGSELPGAHHFYITFKTHAPGVSIPAALRERFPDEMTIVLQNKFWNLNVREDGFAVGLSFNQVPAELDIPYAAITQFVDPAVDFGLQFQATVADMAPAPTEHPDNDGTEQAVGEAVEGADDGSNVVTVDFGRKK